One Paenibacillus sp. FSL W8-0186 genomic window carries:
- a CDS encoding glycosyltransferase: MKNKRLLASLLTLALVFSMTPAVSVQAKAGEGKDMSCLSSKMVKLKVDMQKVWIDHTIWTRSYIVSAISNRADQKDVLDRLLRNQQDIGNVIKPYYGEAAGNKLADLLREHILIAAKIVAAAKAGNQTDVNKLEKDWHRNADDIAKFLSAANPNWQFKTLQDMLYTHLQLITEIVVSCLKGDWKADIASTDKNEIHMIHLADILTEGIVKQFPQQF; encoded by the coding sequence GTGAAAAACAAAAGGTTGCTCGCATCGTTGTTAACCTTGGCGCTGGTTTTTAGTATGACCCCAGCAGTATCTGTGCAAGCGAAGGCGGGCGAGGGAAAAGATATGTCTTGCTTAAGTTCCAAAATGGTGAAGCTGAAAGTCGATATGCAGAAAGTATGGATCGATCATACCATTTGGACCAGAAGCTATATTGTCAGCGCCATATCTAATCGTGCAGATCAGAAGGACGTATTGGACCGGCTGTTGCGAAATCAGCAGGACATAGGCAATGTGATCAAGCCATACTATGGAGAGGCTGCCGGCAACAAGCTGGCCGATCTGCTGAGGGAGCATATTCTGATTGCGGCGAAAATTGTAGCGGCTGCCAAAGCCGGCAATCAGACGGATGTGAATAAGTTAGAGAAGGACTGGCATAGAAACGCGGACGATATCGCTAAATTTTTAAGCGCGGCGAATCCGAACTGGCAGTTTAAAACGCTGCAAGATATGCTGTATACACACCTTCAGTTGATAACGGAAATCGTCGTTAGCTGTCTCAAGGGAGATTGGAAAGCGGACATTGCATCAACCGATAAAAACGAGATCCATATGATTCATCTCGCGGATATCCTGACAGAAGGGATTGTCAAACAGTTTCCTCAACAATTTTAA
- a CDS encoding macrolide family glycosyltransferase: MARVLFINGGSEGHINPTIGVVEELVSRGEEVVYFCIEAFRERVEKTGASVRTFDEQKFIKAFISGGRNYLLERINGLLLTADIVIPSVLKQIKGEHYDYIIHDSMFGCGRMLAQILELPAINSCTSFAQTKESFDHMLEPFFKNVSPEIVQPINDKFQSLTEMIQEKYEVGISSPYEVFCNPAPLTIVYTTKEFQPGGDAFDQTYKFVGPSISSRFTQVENFDFTVVQGKNPIYISLGTVFNQAAPFYKLCLEALGNTEHTVVMSIGSKTSVSDLGEIPENFIVRNYVPQTEVLQHAKLFMTHGGMNSTHEGLYYGVPLIVIPQSADQPIIANQVAKVGAGIQLQMQSLTVNQLREAVDVVLSPTILEAVAHIRESFRKQGGYRQAVDEIFKYTHQLHQ, encoded by the coding sequence ATGGCGCGTGTTTTGTTTATTAACGGCGGGTCAGAGGGACATATCAATCCAACGATTGGCGTTGTAGAGGAACTTGTTTCGCGCGGCGAGGAGGTAGTGTATTTTTGTATTGAAGCTTTCCGGGAACGTGTGGAGAAGACCGGCGCTTCGGTACGAACATTCGACGAGCAGAAATTTATTAAAGCCTTTATCTCGGGTGGAAGAAATTATTTGCTCGAAAGAATCAACGGTCTTTTACTTACGGCAGACATCGTCATACCAAGCGTTCTGAAGCAGATCAAGGGAGAGCACTATGATTACATTATCCATGATTCCATGTTTGGCTGCGGACGTATGCTGGCCCAAATACTTGAACTTCCTGCCATCAATTCTTGCACTTCTTTTGCACAGACTAAAGAATCTTTCGATCATATGCTGGAGCCATTTTTCAAAAATGTCTCTCCAGAAATAGTGCAGCCTATAAACGATAAATTTCAAAGCCTAACGGAAATGATCCAGGAAAAATATGAGGTAGGGATCTCTTCTCCTTACGAGGTGTTTTGTAATCCTGCACCGCTAACAATTGTTTATACAACCAAGGAGTTTCAACCCGGCGGAGACGCATTCGATCAAACTTATAAATTTGTCGGCCCATCCATCTCTTCACGATTCACGCAAGTAGAAAACTTCGACTTTACTGTAGTCCAAGGGAAAAATCCCATTTATATTTCTTTGGGTACGGTCTTTAACCAGGCCGCACCATTCTATAAACTTTGTTTGGAGGCGTTAGGGAACACGGAGCACACGGTTGTCATGTCGATTGGGAGTAAAACCTCTGTATCTGATTTAGGGGAAATTCCCGAGAACTTTATCGTCAGAAATTATGTTCCACAAACCGAGGTGCTGCAGCACGCCAAGCTATTTATGACACATGGGGGAATGAATAGTACGCATGAAGGCCTTTATTATGGTGTACCGCTAATTGTGATTCCGCAAAGCGCGGATCAGCCAATTATAGCGAACCAGGTTGCCAAAGTTGGAGCAGGCATTCAATTGCAGATGCAGAGCTTGACGGTAAATCAACTGCGTGAAGCGGTAGATGTTGTACTTAGCCCAACTATTTTGGAGGCTGTTGCACATATAAGGGAATCCTTCCGAAAACAAGGCGGATACCGTCAAGCTGTGGATGAAATTTTTAAATATACCCATCAGCTTCATCAGTGA
- a CDS encoding phage tail protein has translation MSYIVDFKNVSTVGLDTSPVAEALAGLRANEARYFMNKYKHEFTVVPASESQETLDYVNRILKEERGIEFSSKPLETSRFQVENINWTFVFYEDGLGVNVLYTIDDPKKRAVGFKLSEGMEIPKELEGKFKFARQKSKLAGTIRGSFFVIKGEY, from the coding sequence ATGTCCTATATTGTTGATTTCAAAAATGTATCCACGGTTGGTTTAGACACATCACCCGTAGCAGAAGCCCTTGCTGGTTTACGCGCGAATGAAGCCCGCTATTTTATGAACAAATACAAGCATGAATTTACGGTAGTGCCAGCTAGCGAAAGCCAAGAGACCCTGGATTATGTGAACCGGATATTGAAAGAGGAACGGGGTATTGAGTTTTCAAGCAAACCATTAGAGACGTCGCGTTTTCAAGTAGAAAATATCAATTGGACCTTCGTGTTTTATGAGGATGGTCTAGGGGTTAACGTCCTTTATACGATCGATGACCCTAAGAAGAGGGCCGTTGGTTTTAAGCTATCTGAGGGGATGGAAATCCCCAAGGAGCTAGAGGGGAAATTTAAGTTTGCTAGGCAGAAGTCTAAACTAGCTGGGACAATCCGGGGCTCGTTTTTTGTAATTAAAGGAGAGTATTAA
- a CDS encoding SAM-dependent methyltransferase has protein sequence MRRENSGLELSRVIFVGRTYDEYVKMFDLTDEELKNYTILDTPAGACSFTAIASQLGYRVTAADIAYFHSVEQLYQKGLDDIEHAIEGISKVKENYKWDYFNSIDELEKQRNSALHNCVRHMKQFPELYSPANLPELPFNNGQFDMILSAHFLFMYSDRLDFNFHKKTLKEMTRVARKEIRIFPLADLSGSRYENLQEIIMFIHDLGWKAEERIVSYEFQQNGKSMLRVYKD, from the coding sequence ATGAGAAGAGAAAATAGTGGACTTGAACTGTCCAGGGTAATTTTCGTCGGAAGGACTTATGATGAGTATGTTAAAATGTTTGATTTAACAGATGAAGAATTAAAGAATTATACAATTCTAGATACACCAGCTGGGGCGTGTTCTTTTACTGCTATTGCAAGTCAATTAGGATACCGTGTTACTGCAGCAGACATAGCGTACTTTCATTCCGTGGAACAATTGTATCAAAAAGGGCTGGATGACATAGAGCATGCAATTGAAGGCATCTCCAAGGTGAAAGAAAATTATAAATGGGATTATTTCAATTCTATAGATGAATTAGAGAAACAGCGTAACTCCGCATTACATAATTGTGTCAGGCATATGAAACAATTTCCTGAGTTATACTCACCTGCCAACCTACCTGAATTACCGTTTAATAATGGCCAATTTGATATGATATTATCCGCACATTTCCTATTTATGTATTCAGACAGGCTGGATTTTAATTTCCATAAAAAGACGCTTAAAGAGATGACTCGAGTCGCCAGAAAGGAAATCAGAATATTTCCGTTAGCAGACCTATCTGGCAGCAGATATGAGAATCTACAAGAGATCATCATGTTTATACATGACTTAGGCTGGAAAGCTGAAGAAAGAATCGTATCGTATGAATTTCAACAAAATGGGAAATCAATGTTAAGAGTCTATAAAGATTAA
- a CDS encoding SRPBCC domain-containing protein yields MSLSLAMDFQFTTTIEKLWSAITDSNKLAKWIADNDFKAEVGYRFQFRHQPSEWWDGIVDGVVLIVDEPNRLSYEWVTGQEKQTVTLTLQDLGDGKVNLHLEQTGFSNTQGLEGAKYGWGSWVDKLEKVLGQ; encoded by the coding sequence ATGAGTTTATCATTAGCTATGGATTTCCAGTTTACGACAACGATCGAGAAGCTTTGGTCCGCCATTACCGATTCAAACAAGCTTGCGAAATGGATCGCGGACAATGATTTTAAGGCCGAGGTAGGATACCGCTTTCAGTTTCGTCATCAGCCCTCCGAATGGTGGGATGGCATCGTGGATGGCGTAGTGCTGATCGTGGACGAACCAAACCGATTGTCCTATGAATGGGTTACTGGACAAGAGAAACAAACGGTCACTTTGACACTGCAGGATCTTGGGGACGGGAAGGTGAATCTTCACCTCGAACAGACCGGATTTTCGAATACGCAAGGGCTCGAAGGCGCTAAGTATGGCTGGGGCAGCTGGGTCGATAAGCTTGAAAAGGTATTGGGACAATAA
- a CDS encoding SDR family oxidoreductase: protein MQLNLQGKTALVTGSTSGIGKAIALSLVSEGATVLINGRREEKVNQTIQEIQAKYPEAILKSVVADLGTEQGCQKVIRQYAEIDILINNLGIFEPVEYFDISDEDWFKLFEVNIMSGVRLTRHYLKQMIRKKEGRVIFIASEAAIMPSQEMAHYSATKTMQLSLSRSLAELTTGTNVTVNTVMPGSTLTEGVETMLNTLYPNEKLTIAEAEQRFMKENRPTSIIQRLIRPEEIAHFVTFLSSPLSSAINGSALRIDGGLVRSVF, encoded by the coding sequence ATGCAATTGAATTTGCAAGGAAAAACGGCGCTGGTGACGGGTTCTACATCAGGAATTGGAAAGGCAATCGCCTTGTCGTTAGTCTCGGAAGGCGCCACAGTACTTATTAATGGACGCCGCGAAGAAAAAGTGAATCAGACGATACAAGAAATTCAAGCAAAGTATCCTGAAGCTATCCTTAAGTCCGTTGTCGCTGATCTAGGAACAGAGCAAGGATGCCAAAAGGTTATTAGGCAGTACGCTGAAATAGACATTCTTATTAACAACCTTGGCATTTTTGAGCCTGTAGAATATTTTGATATCTCTGATGAAGATTGGTTCAAACTGTTTGAAGTCAACATCATGAGTGGTGTCCGGCTGACTCGCCATTATCTGAAACAAATGATTCGCAAAAAAGAAGGCAGAGTCATCTTTATCGCTAGCGAAGCAGCGATTATGCCATCTCAAGAAATGGCTCATTATAGCGCGACCAAAACGATGCAGCTCTCGCTCTCCCGCAGTTTGGCCGAGCTGACTACAGGAACAAATGTGACGGTCAATACGGTTATGCCTGGTTCCACTTTAACAGAAGGAGTGGAAACGATGTTAAATACCCTTTATCCTAATGAGAAATTGACCATAGCCGAAGCTGAACAACGATTTATGAAAGAGAACCGGCCAACCTCCATTATCCAAAGGCTTATTCGTCCGGAAGAAATTGCACATTTTGTTACCTTCTTAAGTAGTCCGCTCTCTTCCGCTATTAATGGCTCAGCGTTACGAATAGACGGAGGATTAGTACGTAGTGTGTTTTAA
- a CDS encoding metalloregulator ArsR/SmtB family transcription factor: MNENNQLRDVFAAIADPTRRKLIQLLAEADEVPLHELTAHFQMGRTAVSKHLAILKEAGLVIDRKVGRETRFRLNAFPLKEVQDWVAFYSKYWSTNMLRLKQMLEEEDE, from the coding sequence GTGAACGAGAATAACCAGTTGCGGGATGTATTTGCTGCAATTGCAGATCCAACAAGGCGCAAATTGATTCAGTTGTTGGCTGAGGCCGACGAAGTACCGCTCCATGAATTAACGGCACATTTTCAAATGGGCCGAACAGCGGTATCGAAACATTTGGCGATCCTTAAGGAAGCCGGGCTGGTAATTGACCGAAAAGTTGGTAGAGAAACAAGATTTCGGCTGAATGCTTTTCCACTCAAAGAGGTTCAAGATTGGGTAGCTTTCTACAGTAAGTACTGGAGTACAAATATGCTTCGTTTGAAGCAGATGTTAGAGGAGGAAGATGAATGA
- a CDS encoding DUF6254 family protein, which translates to MAHQKRRKEAAWKSRKQDRRPHGKIKSFKELSND; encoded by the coding sequence ATGGCTCACCAGAAGAGAAGGAAAGAAGCTGCCTGGAAGTCGCGAAAGCAGGATCGCCGTCCTCATGGTAAAATCAAATCGTTCAAGGAGTTGTCCAACGATTAG
- the ppsA gene encoding phosphoenolpyruvate synthase: MGSLVLGFQEIYKNQLMLVGGKGLNLGILSKVGGIHVPEGFCVTTVGYQKAIAQNVTYHALLDQLTLLNAEDRGQIAEISRKIRQTVMEEEIPSDVVEAVTESLSRLGEEHAYAVRSSATAEDLPHASFAGQQDTYLNIIGIEAILRHIRKCWASLFTDRAVIYRIQNGFDHRQVYLSVIVQRMVYPQASGILFTADPMTSNRKVLSIDASFGLGEALVSGLVSADGYKVREGKILDKRIATKTVAIYGRIDGGTETRQIDPNQQKTQTLTDEQILELARIGKQIEAYFGEAQDIEWCLVNDTFHIVQSRPITTLFPIPEANDQGNHVYVSVGHQQMMTDPIKPLGLAFYLLTTPAPMRKAGGRLFVDVTPMLASPAGRETILNTLGQSDPLIKDALVTIIERGDFTKLIPEVKKEPIPSPSHNATSSAGVQAPSEPDPSMVSDLIKQSQTSIEVLKQHIQTKSGVDLFDFILKDIQELKRILFDPQSSAVIMAAMNASAWINENMHKWLGEKNAADTLSQSVPGNITSEMGLALLDVADAIRPYPEVIEYLQQVKEDDFRDELLQLEGGQETKEAIDAFLDKYGMRCAGEIDITRTRWSEKPITLVPLIVANIKNFEPHESRRKFEQGRQEALEKEQELLHRLKQLPDGEQKARETKQRIDHIRIFSGYREYPKYSMVNRYFVYKQALLKEADRLVQAGVIHDKEDIYYLSFEELHEAVRTSKLDGQIISKRKDEYRFYEKLSPPRVITSDGEIIAGEYKRENLPAEAIAGLPVSSGMIEGRARVILNMEDADLEEGDILVTAFTDPSWTPLFLSIKGLVTEVGGLMTHGAVIAREYGLPAVVGVEHATKLIKDGQRIRVHGTEGYIEIL, encoded by the coding sequence ATGGGTTCTTTGGTACTCGGCTTCCAGGAAATCTACAAAAACCAGCTTATGCTAGTTGGCGGGAAAGGGTTAAATTTAGGCATATTATCAAAAGTGGGTGGAATACATGTACCCGAAGGATTTTGTGTCACCACCGTGGGGTATCAAAAAGCGATCGCACAAAACGTTACGTATCATGCTTTACTAGATCAACTAACCTTGCTAAATGCAGAAGATCGAGGCCAAATTGCTGAAATCAGCAGGAAGATCAGGCAAACCGTTATGGAGGAAGAAATTCCTTCCGATGTTGTGGAAGCAGTGACGGAATCTCTCTCCCGGCTTGGCGAGGAGCATGCTTATGCCGTACGTTCTAGCGCGACTGCTGAAGATTTGCCGCATGCCTCTTTTGCGGGTCAACAAGACACGTACTTAAATATTATCGGCATAGAAGCCATTCTGCGGCATATCCGCAAATGCTGGGCTTCCCTGTTTACGGATCGCGCAGTCATCTATCGCATACAAAATGGATTTGACCACCGTCAGGTATACTTGTCCGTCATCGTTCAAAGGATGGTGTATCCACAGGCTTCGGGGATTTTATTTACCGCTGATCCAATGACTTCAAACCGAAAGGTGCTATCCATCGACGCCAGTTTCGGATTGGGAGAAGCGCTGGTCTCGGGCTTGGTGTCCGCCGATGGTTATAAAGTACGGGAAGGCAAAATCCTCGATAAGAGGATAGCAACCAAAACAGTGGCAATCTATGGCCGAATAGATGGAGGAACCGAGACCCGTCAGATCGATCCTAATCAGCAAAAGACGCAAACACTTACTGATGAGCAAATTTTAGAACTAGCACGCATCGGAAAACAAATCGAAGCCTATTTCGGAGAGGCGCAAGATATCGAATGGTGTCTGGTTAACGATACATTCCACATTGTTCAAAGCCGGCCCATCACGACGTTATTCCCGATCCCTGAAGCGAATGACCAAGGGAATCACGTCTATGTATCTGTCGGGCATCAACAAATGATGACTGACCCCATAAAGCCATTAGGGTTGGCTTTTTATCTGCTAACGACTCCTGCACCCATGCGTAAAGCTGGCGGGAGGTTGTTTGTCGATGTGACACCTATGCTGGCTTCGCCTGCTGGCAGAGAAACGATATTAAATACCCTGGGCCAGTCCGATCCGCTCATTAAAGACGCGCTTGTGACTATCATAGAGCGGGGGGATTTTACCAAACTGATACCAGAAGTTAAAAAAGAACCAATTCCCAGCCCAAGCCATAACGCTACATCATCAGCGGGTGTTCAAGCACCAAGCGAACCCGATCCGTCCATGGTTTCTGATTTGATTAAGCAGAGTCAAACCTCGATCGAAGTATTGAAACAGCACATCCAAACGAAATCCGGAGTGGATTTGTTCGATTTTATCCTCAAGGACATCCAGGAATTAAAGAGAATTTTATTTGATCCGCAAAGCTCGGCTGTAATTATGGCTGCTATGAATGCTTCAGCATGGATCAATGAAAATATGCACAAGTGGTTGGGTGAAAAAAACGCAGCCGACACACTTTCTCAATCCGTACCAGGCAATATTACATCTGAAATGGGCCTGGCGTTACTGGATGTCGCAGATGCCATCCGTCCTTATCCGGAAGTCATTGAATATTTGCAACAGGTCAAAGAAGATGACTTTAGGGATGAACTGCTTCAGTTGGAAGGCGGGCAGGAAACCAAAGAGGCGATCGATGCTTTTCTGGACAAATACGGTATGCGATGTGCCGGGGAAATCGATATTACCAGAACCCGTTGGAGCGAAAAACCAATTACGCTTGTCCCGCTGATTGTTGCTAACATCAAAAACTTTGAGCCTCATGAAAGCCGGCGGAAATTTGAGCAGGGGCGGCAGGAAGCTCTGGAAAAGGAACAAGAGTTATTACATCGCTTGAAACAGCTGCCGGATGGCGAACAAAAAGCCCGCGAAACCAAACAAAGAATCGACCACATCCGGATTTTTAGCGGGTATAGGGAATATCCCAAATACAGCATGGTGAATCGCTACTTCGTTTATAAACAGGCTTTACTTAAAGAGGCCGATCGACTTGTGCAAGCTGGCGTTATTCATGACAAGGAAGATATATACTACCTCAGTTTTGAGGAACTTCACGAAGCTGTACGCACCAGCAAACTGGATGGCCAAATCATTAGTAAACGAAAAGACGAATACCGATTCTATGAAAAACTATCTCCGCCGCGGGTGATCACATCGGATGGTGAAATCATTGCAGGGGAGTACAAGCGAGAAAATCTTCCAGCCGAAGCTATTGCAGGTCTGCCTGTTTCCTCCGGAATGATCGAGGGACGGGCACGTGTCATCTTAAATATGGAGGATGCAGATTTAGAAGAAGGAGATATATTAGTCACCGCCTTTACAGACCCTAGCTGGACACCATTGTTCTTATCCATTAAAGGCCTAGTCACCGAAGTAGGTGGATTGATGACGCATGGAGCAGTTATTGCACGTGAGTATGGCTTACCAGCTGTTGTCGGTGTAGAACATGCCACCAAGCTGATCAAGGACGGGCAACGTATTCGCGTGCATGGAACAGAAGGGTATATCGAAATATTGTAA
- a CDS encoding ATP-binding protein — MKKSHIMIFLGLLLVILSGLRFFWMDFFSDQKQVSIQQGQLDLRDWDAKEGDVLLLDGEWEFYPYQWLMDGRPLQEISEINPGFIQVPGGWNEALDAVKPTAYGYASYRLRLYVNPEEDMNYSIRVPSVRTSSELYINGRLIAQSGQVSETKDGYIAKNLPYSTTFTADENGVIDLVIQAANYVDSRGSGIVRSIKFGSEETIIKELKVSISMQLLAAVIFLMHSVYALILFVLGNKEKRLLYFSLVTLSITLTSVLSNDEKLFHQLFYIGSDWDFRLSNVALVIGTYALLECTGHRELPYWRRMYPGYKVISIGTAGITLFLNPHQVIMLFPVYYLLGGIAAGITMIAIFNKAIKDKKGSVLLLLSIIVLVHHFVWLLIWRESGLSLVYYPFDLILSMGCLASVWFKDYFIMHANTKELAATLQRMNDHKDQFLANTSHEFKNPLHSMLNMSQSVLKRERHLMQERSIKELETILSVGRRLTLILNDLIDVMSLREGHPRLQKKTIRIQPIVTGVLDMLQFNVEVKSVKIANQIPDDFPPVIADENRIIQVVFNLLHNAVKYTNEGAITIQAYARDGRAYIAITDTGIGMDEEMMKRLFRPYEQAGTNETLIEGGFGLGLSISKQLVELHGGALDVSSVLGEGSIFTFSLELASLHLEEKDTTPQSFEEPALPYTPVQEVSAALDETDLPPAAQQSAFLEINHNRPIILIVDDDPVNLQVLEAILPQDEYESVMVTSGKEALVMLDTREWDLVISDIMMPQMSGYELTRIIRERFTLTELPVLLLTARSQPKDIQSGFLAGANDYVAKPVEPMELKSRIEALATIKQVVKEQLRLEASWLQAQIQPHFLFNALNAIAALSDVNLDKMRTLLEEFSHFLRHKFSFQNMNGLVPIEEELSLVRSYLYIEKVRFEDRLEVVWETNDYEELMVPFLSIQPLVENAIIHGIMKRARGGKILIRIFVYHEHAEITVEDDGIGMDEVQLQQILERNADRKSGVGLINTDQRLRRHFGTGLHIQSTLGAGTKVTFHVHTSSGRGR, encoded by the coding sequence ATGAAAAAAAGCCATATTATGATATTCCTAGGATTATTGCTCGTTATTTTGTCCGGCCTGCGATTTTTCTGGATGGATTTTTTCTCTGATCAAAAACAGGTGTCCATTCAGCAGGGGCAATTGGATTTGCGTGATTGGGATGCAAAAGAGGGTGACGTTCTTTTACTGGATGGAGAATGGGAGTTTTATCCCTATCAGTGGTTGATGGATGGCAGGCCGCTGCAAGAAATAAGTGAAATCAACCCCGGGTTTATTCAGGTTCCGGGAGGCTGGAATGAAGCTCTGGATGCTGTCAAGCCAACCGCATATGGATATGCATCATATCGATTGCGTCTTTATGTAAATCCGGAAGAGGATATGAATTATAGCATTCGCGTGCCTAGCGTGCGTACGTCATCAGAATTATACATCAATGGCCGTTTGATTGCTCAATCCGGGCAGGTGTCGGAGACGAAGGATGGCTATATTGCCAAAAACCTGCCTTATTCCACAACTTTTACGGCAGACGAAAACGGCGTAATCGATTTGGTAATTCAGGCGGCCAATTATGTAGACAGCCGGGGCAGCGGCATTGTCCGATCCATCAAATTTGGTTCAGAAGAAACAATCATAAAGGAGCTGAAAGTCTCCATTTCTATGCAGCTTCTGGCGGCTGTTATATTTCTAATGCATTCTGTCTATGCGCTGATTTTGTTTGTGCTGGGAAATAAGGAGAAGAGGCTGCTTTATTTTTCTTTGGTGACGTTATCCATAACACTTACTAGTGTATTAAGCAATGATGAGAAGCTGTTCCACCAATTATTTTACATAGGCAGTGATTGGGATTTCCGGTTATCTAATGTTGCTCTAGTTATTGGAACCTATGCTTTGCTGGAGTGTACGGGTCATCGCGAACTCCCTTACTGGAGAAGGATGTACCCTGGATACAAGGTTATAAGTATCGGAACTGCTGGAATCACGCTGTTTTTAAACCCGCATCAGGTGATTATGCTCTTCCCGGTATATTATCTATTAGGCGGCATTGCTGCCGGGATCACGATGATTGCCATCTTTAATAAAGCCATCAAAGATAAGAAGGGCAGTGTGCTGCTGCTTTTATCCATTATTGTACTGGTGCATCATTTTGTTTGGTTGTTGATTTGGCGGGAAAGCGGCTTGAGCCTTGTCTACTATCCGTTTGACCTGATACTGTCGATGGGTTGCTTGGCCTCTGTATGGTTTAAGGATTATTTTATCATGCATGCGAACACAAAGGAGCTCGCCGCAACCTTGCAAAGAATGAATGACCATAAGGATCAATTTCTCGCCAATACTTCACATGAATTTAAAAATCCGTTACATAGCATGCTTAACATGTCGCAATCGGTCCTAAAAAGGGAACGGCATCTCATGCAGGAAAGGAGTATTAAAGAGCTTGAAACGATTTTATCTGTAGGGCGCCGGCTGACCTTGATATTAAACGATTTGATTGACGTGATGAGTTTGCGGGAGGGCCATCCGCGTCTTCAGAAAAAAACGATACGCATTCAGCCGATCGTGACCGGAGTTCTGGATATGCTGCAATTTAACGTGGAAGTAAAATCCGTAAAAATCGCAAATCAAATTCCTGATGATTTTCCGCCCGTCATTGCCGATGAGAACCGGATCATTCAAGTCGTCTTCAATTTACTTCATAATGCTGTGAAATATACGAATGAAGGAGCAATTACAATTCAAGCTTATGCCAGGGACGGGAGAGCTTATATTGCTATTACCGATACCGGGATCGGAATGGATGAGGAGATGATGAAGCGCCTATTCCGTCCGTATGAGCAGGCGGGAACGAACGAGACGTTGATCGAAGGCGGCTTTGGATTAGGCTTAAGTATAAGCAAACAGCTGGTGGAGCTGCATGGTGGCGCGCTGGATGTGTCTTCCGTTCTAGGAGAAGGCTCAATATTTACATTTTCATTAGAACTGGCAAGTTTGCATTTAGAGGAAAAGGACACAACACCTCAATCCTTCGAGGAGCCGGCATTACCATATACCCCGGTACAGGAAGTTTCGGCCGCTCTGGACGAAACGGATTTGCCGCCTGCTGCGCAGCAATCAGCTTTTCTAGAAATCAATCATAATCGGCCAATCATACTTATTGTGGATGATGATCCGGTCAACCTTCAAGTGCTTGAAGCGATACTGCCCCAGGATGAATATGAATCAGTGATGGTAACCAGCGGTAAAGAAGCACTGGTTATGCTGGATACTAGGGAGTGGGACCTGGTCATCTCTGATATTATGATGCCCCAGATGTCGGGTTATGAGCTAACGCGAATAATCCGCGAGCGCTTCACACTTACAGAACTTCCTGTGCTGCTGCTAACGGCAAGAAGCCAGCCAAAAGACATTCAAAGCGGTTTTTTAGCAGGAGCTAATGATTATGTGGCAAAGCCGGTAGAACCCATGGAGCTCAAATCACGTATAGAGGCGCTGGCTACGATAAAGCAAGTCGTTAAGGAGCAATTGCGGTTAGAGGCTTCCTGGCTGCAAGCGCAAATTCAGCCTCATTTTCTATTTAATGCGTTAAATGCAATAGCCGCTTTAAGTGATGTTAATTTGGACAAGATGCGTACTTTGCTTGAAGAGTTCAGCCATTTTTTGAGGCATAAATTCAGTTTTCAAAATATGAATGGGCTCGTTCCGATCGAAGAGGAGCTCAGTCTAGTGCGTTCCTACCTGTATATTGAAAAGGTACGGTTTGAAGACAGGCTAGAGGTGGTTTGGGAGACCAATGACTATGAGGAGTTGATGGTTCCGTTTCTATCGATCCAGCCTCTAGTTGAAAATGCGATCATCCATGGAATTATGAAGCGTGCTCGCGGCGGAAAGATCTTAATTCGGATTTTCGTCTATCATGAGCATGCAGAGATCACTGTGGAGGATGATGGAATCGGAATGGACGAAGTCCAATTGCAACAAATACTAGAAAGAAATGCGGACCGCAAATCAGGAGTTGGATTGATCAATACGGATCAGCGTTTAAGACGCCACTTCGGAACAGGGCTGCATATTCAAAGTACGTTAGGTGCAGGGACGAAGGTTACTTTTCATGTACACACCAGTTCCGGTAGGGGCCGATGA